The genomic DNA GCGTAGCCTGGGCGTTACCGAAGACGAGATCAAGGCTATCATCGAAGCCGGTGAAATGGACGGCGCCATTGCGGAAGAAGAAAAGGACATGATTCACAGCGTGATTGAATTCGGCGACACGATCGTCAAGGAAATCATGGTACCGCGCGTTGATATGGTTTGTGTGGAAGTCGAAACTTCGATGGAGGAAATCCTGGAAATCATGGCATCCGAAAAACTCTCGCGACTGCCGGTGTATGAAAAGACTGTCGATACCGTTGTAGGAGTTTTACATATCAAGAACATCATGAACGCCTGGCGAAAAAATATTCAGGACATGTCCGCTATTGAATTTATTTCACTCCCCTATTTCGTTCCGGAGACCAAGAAAGTTGCCGAATTATTGAAAGAGTTTAAGACCAACCGGATGCAAATGGCGATCGTAGTGGATGAATACGGCGGTACGGAAGGCCTGGTTACCATGGAAGATCTGGTTGAGGAAATAGTAGGCGAGATCAAAGATGAATACGACGACAGTTCACCCATGATCAAAAAACAGGATGACGGTTCTTTTGTAATCGACTCCAAAGTTGAAATTCGCCAGATTAACGAACAATTCAACCTGAACATCCCATCGGATGAATTCAGCACCGTCGGCGGATTTGTTTTATGGATACTCAGACGTATGCCAAAAAAGAATGAAACGATACAATACGAACGGCTAAAATTTACGATAATTGAGGCGGATAGAAAACGCATTTACAAGGTAATGCTTCAGTTTTCAGAATGATTTTCGAATAAGGCTGTGTACTAATTTCTAGAGTTCAAGAATGTTCATGATCCGCCAAATTAATTTTCAAGAGGAAACATGCACGTATCACGATTAATAGAGTTGAACGATATTCATGAGCCTGTCATCAACTTGGATCTGGCAAAAGACCACGGCATCAATGACGAGGAGTACAAGAAAATACTGGAAATCCTCGGACGAACGCCGACGTTCACCGAACTCGGCATTTTCAGTGTAATGTGGAGCGAACACTGCAGCTACAAGAATTCCATCGCCGTACTTAAAACGCTTCCAAAGCAGGGCCCGCGTGTTTTAAAAGGCGCCGGCGAGGAAAACGCAGGGCTCATAGATATTGGCGACGGATTGGCTGTTGCGTTTAAAATTGAAAGCCATAACCATCCTTCCGCCATTGAGCCTTATCAAGGTGCGGCAACCGGCGTCGGCGGAATTTTACGCGATATTTTTACCATGGGCGCGCGACCTATTGCTGCGCTGAATTCTCTTCGGTTCGGAAGTTTGGAAAATCCCCGTGTAAAATATTTGTTTGCCAATGTTGTTAAAGGCATCGGCGATTACGGTAATTGTTTCGGCGTCCCAACCGTTGCCGGCGAAGTCTACTTTGAGGATTGTTACACGGATAACCCGTTGGTCAACGCAATGGCGGTAGGCATTGTTGAACACGGCCAAACAGCGAGCGCTATTGCTAAGGGCGAGGGTAACCCAGTCATGATCGTCGGGTCATCCACCGGCCGCGACGGGATTCACGGCGCAACCTTTGCCTCGGAAGAAATTTCCGAAGCATCTGAATCCAAAAGGCCCAACGTTCAGATCGGCGATCCATTTACTGAAAAGCTCTTGCTCGAAGCAACTTTGGAGGCCATTCAATCCGGACATCTGGTCGGCATTCAGGATATGGGAGCGGCCGGACTTACCTGCTCCAGCGCTGAAACGAGCGCTAAAGGCGAGTGCGGAATAGAAATTGAATTGTCGCTGGTTCCATTGCGCGAAGATCACATGACGCCGTATGAAATCATGTTATCTGAAAGCCAGGAACGAATGCTTTTGATAGTAAAAAAGGGATTTGAAAAACACATTCAGGAAATTTTTGAGAAGTGGGATCTTCATGCAGTAACGATTGGCCGTGTTACGAATGACCGTATGCTGCGCGTAAAATACCGTGGAAAAATATTCGCCGAAATTCCCTCGGATTCTCTAGTGCTCGGCGGCGGAGCGCCCGTATATCAAAGAGACGCCGTTCGACCGGCCTACTTGGACGTCGTATATGCTTTCAAACCGGAAAGCGTTCCTGAACCAAAAGACTATAACAACGTCTTAAAAAAACTTTTGAGTTCACCCAATATTGCAAGTAAAGAGTGGGTGTATGAGCAGTACGATTCGATGGTTCGCACCAATACGATGACGCTGCCCGGCAGCGATTCCGCCGTGATCCGTATCAAAGGTACGAACAAAGCGCTTGCGATGAAAACCGACTGCAACGGGCGTTACGTGTACCTGAATCCCCGCCGCGGCGGGCAGATCGCCGTTGCAGAATGCGCGCGGAATGTGGTCTGTTCAGGCGCTAAGCCCGCAGCTATTACCAATTGCCTCAATTTTGGCAACCCATACAAGCCGGAAAATTATTGGCAATTCAAAGAAGCTGTCGGCGGTATGAGCGACGCATGCAAAGTATTCGAAACCCCGGTCACCGGAGGCAATGTTAGTTTCTACAATGAGAGTCCGACAGCGGCCGTATATCCTACCCCCACTATCGGTATGCTTGGTATTATCGAAGATATGCATCATGTTACGACGTCGTGGTTCAAACAAGAAGGCGATTTTATTTTTCTGATTGGAAAGAACCTGGCCGAAATCGGTGGAAGCGAATATCTTAAAATTATTCATAACGCCGTAAATGGCGATGCGCCGCAGATCGATCTGGAATACGAAAAATCCGTACAGGCGTTCACCTATGATGCCATTGTTAAAGGGTTGATCCGATCTGCCCATGACGTTTCGGACGGCGGGCTGGCGGTAACGCTGGCTGAATGTTGTTTGCAAGAAAAGAAGAATCAAATTATCGGAGCAACGATTCGGCTGAAGGATACACTGCGTCCCGATTTTCTGCTGTTCGGAGAAACCCAATCACGAATCGTTGTTTCGGCTTCACCTGCTCACTCTAAATCATTTACGGAATTGGCTCAGTCTCAAGGAATGGATATATCGGAGATTGGTACCGTTGGAGGAAAAGAACTCGTCATCAACAACTGGATTTCTATGAAAGTTGCCGAAATAGAAAAACATTATCGCTATTCAATAAAAAACATTATGAGCTGATTACATTTGACTTTACTAATTCCGTGAAACATCGTGTTCTGCGGTTCTATAGTAGTAAAAAATTGAAATTTTTTTTCTCTCCTACTACTCTTTCTTTCCCTCGAGTTCTATCACCGGCATAATCATTTCTTCCATGGAAATCCCGCCGTGCTGAAACGTATCCTTGTAATAGTTCAAATAATGGTGATAGTTCGTCGGGTAGACAAAGTAGTAATCCTCTTTTGCTATTATGTAATGCGTGTTCACGCCGCGTGAGGGTAATTTATAATCGGCCGGTTCTTTTATGAACAAGGCATGTTTCGCATTCGCTTTGATATTTTTTCCGTACTTATAACGCAAACTTGTGGAGGTCTCTTTATCGCCGATCACTTGCGTTCCGTGCAAACTCCTTATGCTGCCGTGATCCGATGTTATAATTACAGAACAGTCTAGTTTAGAAAGGATTTTCAGTATTTCAAACATTGGAGAATGAACGAACCATGAATTACTAAGCGAGCGGTACGCCGCTTCATTGGGCGCAATCTCCTTGATCACCGTCGAGTCACTGCGGCTGTGCGCGAGTATGTCGAGAAAATTCAGTACAATGGCAGTTAACTGAGTCGACTCCACGTAACTGGCTATATTTCCTTCCAGATTTTTTGTCGCATCAATATTCAACAGTTTAATATACTTTGCATCGGATTCCAGTGGAACCCGGTTGATCTTCAGCTGATAGTCCAGCAATTCCTTTTCAAATCGGTTACGGCTGGAGTCATCCTCTTCGCCTTTGGACCAGATCTCCGGAAATTTCTTTTCTATATCTGCAGGAAACATGCCGCTGAATATCGCATTGCGGGAATACGGCGTAGACGTCGGAAGAATCGAATAGTAATAATGCTTTGTGATATTAAAGTATTCCTGCAGGATGGGTTCAAATCCAAGCCATTGATCCAATCGTAAACAGTCAATAACGAGAAAGACAACGCGGCGTTTGGCGGCAATTTTAGGAAACACGTATTTGCGAATGATGTCCGTAGACAGCAACGGAGAATTTTCATTCCGCTCATGTATCCATTTATGATAATGACGTTCCACAAACTTGCCGAATTCAATATTACACGCATGCTTTTGATCGTACAGTGTCTGGCGTAGTCCAAGATCGGCATACTCGTCCATTTCTCGGTCCCACTCACTCAGCGACAGATTAATCTCATACCAGTCGTTGAACGTCAGTTCGGTCATCAATTGTTGAGAAATTTTATTAAATTCCTGAATGTAATCTCTTGAAATTTTTTGTTCTGTGATCTTACGGGTGTCGAAGATCTGTTTACAGGCGAGTAAAATCTGGCTGGGATTCACTGGCTTTGTCAGATACTGGTCGATTTTACGCCCGATGGCATCATCCATGAGCTTTTCTTCCTCACTTTTGGTGATCATAATCACCGGCAAAGAGGGATACATATCTTTGATTTCCTCAAGCGTAGTCAAACCGTCTTTGCCGTCCATCATTTCGTCGAGAAGCACCAGATCATATTTTCCCTTTTCAATATAGCGGATCGCGTCTTCGCCGTTAGTTACCGGCGTGACATCGTAACCCCTCTGCTGGAGAAAAAGTATATGCGGTTTGAGTAATTCGATCTCGTCGTCCGCCCAAATGATATTTTTTTTCTGCATGCCTTCACCTCGATTTTTGTGTAATGAATCTTGATCCGCCGTATCAAAAACGATACACATCTCCTTTTCTTGCAGAAACGTTACACATCCACAATGTCCGATAATATCTCTGCATTTTCTCTGACCTTATCGTAGTGTTTTCGAACATGCGCCAATTCATCTCCAAAATGTTCAAACTGTTTTTTCATGTCATCATCCGTCGCACTGCGGAGAAAAATATCGATCAACTGCTGTTCAAATGTCTTATCAGTTTCTACATCGCCGAGGATCATATCCAGTTCGCCGATTACGAGTTCAAACATTCTTATTTTATTATTTAATAACTCCAGAATGCGCGCTTCAATAGTTTCCTGCACGGACAAATTAAAAACAAATACTTCCTGTTCCTGCCCCAAACGGTGAACACGTCCAATACGCTGTTCCACACGCATCGGATTCCACGGCAGGTCGTAATTGATGATCTGGCGGCAAAACTGTAAATTGAGTCCCTCCCCGCCGGCCTGCGTACTTATCAGAATTTGTTTTTTGGTTCTGAATTGTTCAATGGCTTCCTTACGCGCCTGCGTCCCAGCCAAACCGCCGTGAAAAAGTTCGACCGAGAATCCTTCACGCTCCAATTCCATTTTCAGTTGTTTCATCGTGTCAATGAACTCTACGAATATGATCGTCTTGTCCGGAAATTTTTTAAGTATCTCGATCGTGGCCTTGCTTTTTCGGCTCATCGGAATGGATTCACATAGCCGAACAAAATACAACAGCTTTTCTTTTGTTTTTTCAGGATAACTTCGCTTCAAAAAATTCTGTAACGTGTGCCGCGTTGCCTGCGGGCTGCTGCAAACTTCGCGCTGAAGCGTGATGAGTGAAAGGATATGAACTTCAAATGACGTTTCTTTACGAAATTCCTCACGGACGTAGTTGGTAACCTCGTTGTAAAGCTCCCTTTCCGTTTCGGAAAGCTCGAGGTAATACACGGCGGCGCGGCGCGGCGGGAGGCTGATACCAACCTTATCGCGCCTGTTACGAATCATCACTTCATTCAAAATATGT from bacterium includes the following:
- the purL gene encoding phosphoribosylformylglycinamidine synthase subunit PurL, with amino-acid sequence MHVSRLIELNDIHEPVINLDLAKDHGINDEEYKKILEILGRTPTFTELGIFSVMWSEHCSYKNSIAVLKTLPKQGPRVLKGAGEENAGLIDIGDGLAVAFKIESHNHPSAIEPYQGAATGVGGILRDIFTMGARPIAALNSLRFGSLENPRVKYLFANVVKGIGDYGNCFGVPTVAGEVYFEDCYTDNPLVNAMAVGIVEHGQTASAIAKGEGNPVMIVGSSTGRDGIHGATFASEEISEASESKRPNVQIGDPFTEKLLLEATLEAIQSGHLVGIQDMGAAGLTCSSAETSAKGECGIEIELSLVPLREDHMTPYEIMLSESQERMLLIVKKGFEKHIQEIFEKWDLHAVTIGRVTNDRMLRVKYRGKIFAEIPSDSLVLGGGAPVYQRDAVRPAYLDVVYAFKPESVPEPKDYNNVLKKLLSSPNIASKEWVYEQYDSMVRTNTMTLPGSDSAVIRIKGTNKALAMKTDCNGRYVYLNPRRGGQIAVAECARNVVCSGAKPAAITNCLNFGNPYKPENYWQFKEAVGGMSDACKVFETPVTGGNVSFYNESPTAAVYPTPTIGMLGIIEDMHHVTTSWFKQEGDFIFLIGKNLAEIGGSEYLKIIHNAVNGDAPQIDLEYEKSVQAFTYDAIVKGLIRSAHDVSDGGLAVTLAECCLQEKKNQIIGATIRLKDTLRPDFLLFGETQSRIVVSASPAHSKSFTELAQSQGMDISEIGTVGGKELVINNWISMKVAEIEKHYRYSIKNIMS
- a CDS encoding HlyC/CorC family transporter; translated protein: MNAISSFEITVFFALIFLSGIFSSMETAMHSLSAVSIKEILTRGGTRAKLLGIWSSNQNKFLTTIYVGNNILNVGASVLASSITIDIARYHGYHEPYALAAATGVITFILLLFGEVIPKAIAHHRAEKVFLVLAAPVNIALILLRPLSAFFVWISRIIINAFGGAEQVRSLGVTEDEIKAIIEAGEMDGAIAEEEKDMIHSVIEFGDTIVKEIMVPRVDMVCVEVETSMEEILEIMASEKLSRLPVYEKTVDTVVGVLHIKNIMNAWRKNIQDMSAIEFISLPYFVPETKKVAELLKEFKTNRMQMAIVVDEYGGTEGLVTMEDLVEEIVGEIKDEYDDSSPMIKKQDDGSFVIDSKVEIRQINEQFNLNIPSDEFSTVGGFVLWILRRMPKKNETIQYERLKFTIIEADRKRIYKVMLQFSE
- a CDS encoding bifunctional response regulator/alkaline phosphatase family protein, whose amino-acid sequence is MQKKNIIWADDEIELLKPHILFLQQRGYDVTPVTNGEDAIRYIEKGKYDLVLLDEMMDGKDGLTTLEEIKDMYPSLPVIMITKSEEEKLMDDAIGRKIDQYLTKPVNPSQILLACKQIFDTRKITEQKISRDYIQEFNKISQQLMTELTFNDWYEINLSLSEWDREMDEYADLGLRQTLYDQKHACNIEFGKFVERHYHKWIHERNENSPLLSTDIIRKYVFPKIAAKRRVVFLVIDCLRLDQWLGFEPILQEYFNITKHYYYSILPTSTPYSRNAIFSGMFPADIEKKFPEIWSKGEEDDSSRNRFEKELLDYQLKINRVPLESDAKYIKLLNIDATKNLEGNIASYVESTQLTAIVLNFLDILAHSRSDSTVIKEIAPNEAAYRSLSNSWFVHSPMFEILKILSKLDCSVIITSDHGSIRSLHGTQVIGDKETSTSLRYKYGKNIKANAKHALFIKEPADYKLPSRGVNTHYIIAKEDYYFVYPTNYHHYLNYYKDTFQHGGISMEEMIMPVIELEGKKE